CCCGACAGTTTCTCATATATAAAGGGGTCGTCGGGGATGAATCCCAGGCACTGTTTGGCCTGGGTCGGGCTTTGTTCCAGGTCAAAACCGCAGATGGAGCGGGCACCTCCGCTAGGCTGTAAAATGCCGGCCAGCATTTTAAGTGTGGTGGTCTTGCCGGCCCCGTTGGGGCCCAGCAGCCCGAAGATCTCCCCCGACCCGATGCTTAGGCTGATATCATCCACCGCCAGCTTGGCCCCGAATGATTTGGACAAATTCTTAAGCTCTATTCCCCGGCTCATGGCCGGTGCTCCAGTATCTCGATCTTCAAATTTCCGAAGGCACTGAGCAAACGGGTCTGCTGGCTGAGGTCGCCCTCCACCAAGCGCAGCCGGGCGGCGTCGGCCGGGGCCTGGCCGAAGGTGGGATCCAACTCAATCCATTTACCGCAGTAGACCGAATTCCAGGCGTGATAGTAAAACTTGCCGTCCAGATAAACCACTCCCAGGCAGATCTTGGCCGGCAGGCCGGCGGCCCGGGCCAAGGCGGCAAACAAAGTGGCGTGCTCGTTGCAGTCGCCCCGCCGAGATTGCAGCACCTCCACCGCCGAGGGCAGGCTGACGGTCATGGTTTTCTCCAAATTCTCATAAACCCATTTCTCCAAAACCAAAGCCTTTTGCCAAGGATCGGTCAAGCCCTTGGTCAGTTTTAAAGCCAGCTGTTTGACATCTTCGTCTTCCGACTGGATCAACACGGTGGGCATTAAATACTCTTCCAGTTTGTCCGGTTTGCCGTTTACAGGTTGAAGTTCGGAAGTTTGCTCCGTGGTGATTTGTACGATTTGTTTTTGACTGTCGGTGATCGCCTGCCGCCCGCCGGAAACATCCAGCTCTTTAAGGGATACGCCTGAGATTGCGATCACCATTCGTTCGGTTTCCCGGGCCTTCGGCAGCCCGCCATTAAGCGCCGGCACTGCAATATTGCTGAGCAGGTCCATTTCTGGAAAATCCTTGGGCAGGGCCAGGGCCTGCTCCTTTGTCTGGCGGATCATGGTTATCCCCAGCGGGCCGTCCTCTTTTACGGTCTGGCCCAAACTGTCCACCCAGGCGTGGCTTTTGGAGCCGGAAAAACTTATCTCCAGTTTGGTGGCTTGGGTCCAGCGGCCTTCCAGCAAAATGGAATCGGGGCCGATCACTTTCACCAACAGGGGCACCACCGCCATGGAAGCCGGGTCAAACACCGAAAAATCATACTCTTTGCCGGGGGTCAGGCTCTTGCCTATAAGCATCGGTTCCAAAGCCTCGGGCATGACGATGGAGCCGGGGATGTCCAACTCGGCGCTCTGGCTCTGGCCGTTGGACAGTATCTCCAAACTCAACTGCTTGCCTTGGACCCGGCCCTTGACCGAGATCTCGGCCGCCCCGGCCATCTTGAATTCAAAGCTGGTCAGCCGGTAATTCCTGTCCAGCTCGTAGTTCAAAACGGTGGACACCTGGCGGACCTCGCCCATTAGCGGCAGCCGCATCAGCGACTTGTTGGAAACCGCCTGTCCGCCTTGGGTTAAAACCCTGGTCAGGGTGACCGAGTGGCCGATCTTCTGGTACTGGTAATAGATGCCGTGCCATTGCTCGGAATCAGACAGGGCCCGGGGCCGGACCTTATGCTCCGCCGGCTGGCAGCCCGCCCGGCCCAAGCCGAACCAAACCAGGGAGCCAGACCAGACCAGGCCCAGCAGCATCAGGTATAGCGCTTTTTTGGACATAATCTTCAATGAAAATTCAAAATCAGAATATCGAAATTCTAAACAAATTCAAATCAGATGGTATCTAAAGACTAAGATGGTTTTTAGGATTTTGGTGCTTTAAAAATTGGTGCTTGTTTGGGATTTTGAATTTTGAGTTTTGGGATTTGTCAACTTTGGCAATGGCCAAAGTTGAGTTTCAATTATACCACCTGCACGAATTTAGTCAATAGATATTTCCCAGAGGCCCGGTTTTTAGCGGCAAATTAATGTCATGCCAACCGGAGCGTAAAAAAGAAAAAAAAGTTTATTTTTATCCTTGACATAAGCGCCTTTTTTATGTATCATATATGATAATATCTCTATTCGGTGTATTATTCAAGGAGGTGATTAAAAACAAGTTTTACCTGTCTGGTTTTATGGTTAATAAAAAGAGAATAATCAACTAATAACTAACAGGAGGAGAAAATGAGAGCAAGAGTTTTGGCGTTATTGGCACTTATCGTTGCCGTAAGTTCGATTTCGCACGCCCAGGGCTACCGCTGGGAAGCCAACCCGTGGACCGAATCATTCCGCAGCGCA
The DNA window shown above is from candidate division TA06 bacterium and carries:
- a CDS encoding lasso peptide biosynthesis protein; this translates as MSKKALYLMLLGLVWSGSLVWFGLGRAGCQPAEHKVRPRALSDSEQWHGIYYQYQKIGHSVTLTRVLTQGGQAVSNKSLMRLPLMGEVRQVSTVLNYELDRNYRLTSFEFKMAGAAEISVKGRVQGKQLSLEILSNGQSQSAELDIPGSIVMPEALEPMLIGKSLTPGKEYDFSVFDPASMAVVPLLVKVIGPDSILLEGRWTQATKLEISFSGSKSHAWVDSLGQTVKEDGPLGITMIRQTKEQALALPKDFPEMDLLSNIAVPALNGGLPKARETERMVIAISGVSLKELDVSGGRQAITDSQKQIVQITTEQTSELQPVNGKPDKLEEYLMPTVLIQSEDEDVKQLALKLTKGLTDPWQKALVLEKWVYENLEKTMTVSLPSAVEVLQSRRGDCNEHATLFAALARAAGLPAKICLGVVYLDGKFYYHAWNSVYCGKWIELDPTFGQAPADAARLRLVEGDLSQQTRLLSAFGNLKIEILEHRP